AACCCTCTTTCACCTTGGAACTAAATGAACAGCTTAAACCACAGCTGTTTACAACACATTCACAACACTTTTCTGGGACTTTGatgactcatagaaatcatagagaccctacagtgcagaaggaggccattcggcccatcgagtctgcactgaccacaatcccacccaggccctacccccatatccctacatatttacccgctaatccctctaacctacacatctcaggacactaaggggcaattttagcatggccaatcaacctaaccagcacacctttggactgtgggaggaaaccggagtacctggaggaaacccacgcagacacgaggagaatgtgcaaactccacacagacagtgacccaagccgggaatcgaacccagctccctggagctgtgaagcagcagtgctaaccactgtgctaccgtgccaccaaagggcgggattttatggcctcggtcAAGTGAGGCCAGAAATtcgcgcccaaggtcaacggacatttccattgtccgccccttgtccgctctgattccgtggcgggttgggcggtagaattccggcgacagTCTATCCACTGTTAGCACACAGGTTGCTGCCATCGTCTCCTAGCACAAACACATGCACCCTCTTCCCAGTGAAACAATCTGGGCTCTCTTTAATCCCTGGCTATCAAACCACCCagacttgggccgaagggcctgtttccatgctgtaaacccctatgactctatgacactaggACAGACTGCAGAACAAGCCCAGGTGGCCATCTTCATTTTACCCTAAGTTAAAGGCACCGTCCCCGAACATATAGTCACGAGGTTTGTAGGATTGTTGATACTCGATACATTTCCCCCAACTTGCCATGCCAGTCACCTCAATGAAGCATTGACCCCATGATCTCTCAGGGTCAGatgaccttcacacacacacacacatatgcacacatgcacacaatttTACTGGACAACATGATCTCAGTTTAAAAAATGCTGCGTAAATGCGCCACTCTGTAAAAGATCCACTTACGTAATTCCATTCACTGATAGTCTTCAGCAGGAAGGAATAGTTCTTGCCAGTGTCTAGAGCAGCGTTGtaatattctctgtaatatagtCGATCTCCCACAGAAAACTGCATCCCATCTTCAACATCCAACGCCAAGAATTCTGCCGTAATATATGCTTCACTCCCTCTTCTGTGACCAAAGAAGCTTCTCATGTTTTGGGAACTGCAGTCAAACGAGTGTTGCAAGTGCAAGGGGACAACAACCACCTGGTAAAAGCTACATGGGAGAGGAATAAATTGAATTAAAAACTAATCAAGCAAGCATGGCGACGTGAAGACAAAATCATGATCAGTGTAACAAACACTTACTGGCTCCGTACAAATACTAACAATGACCTCTTTAGTGTCATTCATTTGCTGGTTTGCTGTATACCTTAGATATCTGAGTTGATGCAGAGATGCCCCCAATTCCAaattcaaacaggtttatttacagAACTTTAAAACATCTCAGAACTTACATGAGTTTTCTACAAAACATGAGTTTTCTTCCAcccatcgggcgggattttctggccacgctcgccccaaaactagaAAATTCCACTTCCcaaggtccgcccctcgcccgctacgattcccatggcgggcggaatgggaaaattcacccaatGGCCTCAGTCGGGAGTTTTTTTTGGCACTGCCTCAGATTTCTTAAGACTCTCGCTCGACCCACAGTCTTAAGCAATCAAGTATTGTTACAAGGATCAGTTACCGGAccaacataatcaaacacagattaATCAAActgttgaaatcatagaatcgctactgtacagaaagaggccattcagtccatggaGTCCATACCGACTCTCCGGcagacatcttacccaggcccatgccccaccctgtctctgtaatcccatgcatttacccagctaatccccctaacctacacatcttgggacactaagggacaattcaacatggccaattcacctaatctgcacatctttggaggaaaccggagcacccggaggaaacccacgcaggcacagcgagaacatataaactccacacagtcagccgaggttggaatcaaacccgggtccctggtgctgtgaggcagcagtgctaaccactgtgccaccgtgtcgaccAAATCTCTTCCATTTCTGACCCCTTGTACAGCCCAGATTTcagttgctccaccattggcagccgtgccttcagctgtctagacCCTAAAGTACAAACTTCCCTTTCTGaacctttctgtctctttctctattcCAAGGTTCTCCTTAAAACCATATTATTTGAaggcatttttaaaatgtaacttTGTAATTATTGTCTGAAAATGTAGAAGGATGACATTAAGCAGTCCATAATGATAACACATTGTGAAACaactgaggggtgtgtgtgtgtggtgtgtgtgtgtggtgtgtgtgtgtggtgtgtgtgtgtgtgtgtgcatgcgtgtgcgtgTCTTGCATTCATATACCAGCTTTCccaacctcaggacattccaaagtgctttacaatcaatgaagtacttctgaagggaagtcactgttctaatgtaggaGACATGGCAGCCAATATAAACTTAGCAAATTCccacaaaacagcaatgtgataatagccAGACCATCTGTTTTTAGGATTGTTGGTTAAGggattaaatattggccagtgtACTCCTCCACTGCTCTATTTCAGcccggtggctagcactgctgcctcacagtgtccggaacccgggttcaattccggggtcaatgtctgtgtggggtttgcacgttctccccgtgtctgcgtgggtttcttccaggtgctccggtttcctcccacaggccaaagttgtgtaggttagatggattagccacactaaattgccccttaatgtccaaagatatgtaggttagatggattagccatggtaaatgtgtggggttatggcgataggttGGGAGAAAGGTCCTgactaagatactctgtcagagagagttgtggcagactcgatgggctgaatggcactgtaggcattctataatTCTTCCAATAACACCAAGGGATCTGCTGTGTCCAGCTGAGAGGGCAGATGATGCCCCAGTTCAATACTCGATACAAAAGGATGGAACCGCTGGCACTGCAGCATTTgctcagtaccgcactggaggTGTCAGCCTAGACTTTGTACTCAAGCCTCTGGAACAGGCCTAGAAAATCTTCTAACCCGGAGACAATACGACCACCTGCTGAGCGAAGGCTGGCACGCTGGAAATTAAAGCCTTGCTCGTGAGAGTGTTGGGGCTTCTATTTGCTGTTATTTTTATATATTTCCCAGACACTTACCTAATGGGTCCGTTCTTCATTTCCACCCTACGGAGGATGAGTGGCGGAAGTGTTTGCTCCACAACCAGAACCTGGACATCTGGCACGGGAGGGTCTAAAATGAAGAAAAAACCCTTTGAAAGCAGAGCTAGCATAACATTCCTTAACAATTCCGCTGACTATTAAAGACTGCGCCAAATCTCAATTTTGGAGATGCGACAACAAATGTGATTTTCTCTAAACCCTCCCTCCATCGCTGTGCCACTGCCTGTCcgtggatgggattttcccaccGCACTCGCCCcgaaatcggaaaatcccgcccaaagtcaatggatcttttcacagttcaccccctcacccactacaattcAGGTGACGGGCGGAACGGGAGAATTCGCCCCAATGTTCTTGTCACTTCTAGACTTGACACATTCCTAGCCGATTGCCAACATTCTACCTCCAGCTTACCTCCATTTATGCAGAACTgccactgtctctgtcccatcACCTCTATGCTCACGGACCTATGTTATCTCCCAAACCAGcatcacctcaattttaaaattctcagataaaagcaaaatactgcagatgttggaatctgaaacaaaaacagaaaatgctggaaaatctcagcaggtctgacagcatctgtgaggagagaattaaGCCAATGTTTTGAGGCTGGATGACCTTTCTGCTCTGTCAAGGGGTcacctagactcaaaatgttggctctattctctccccactgatgctgtcagacctgctgagattttccaacattttttgtttttgtttaaaattctcatccttgttttcaaatccctccatggtcctgCCTTCCGTGGCCAGCTCCAACCCTCAGAGATCTCCACATTCCTCTAAATCTTTGGATATCCCTgagtttaatcactccaccactaGTGGCCATGCCCTCAGCTGCCTGGGTCTTCAGCTGACTACAATAGACAAATCCGGAGGGAACACAGGCATGATAATCAATTATCAGCGAGCAAAATAGATTCTGTCCCCCAAGAAAAAGATAGTGCAACTCATTCAACAACTGAATGCTTCAGTATTATATCATTACACCCGCCTCGACCACCGAGACGAGTTACTCACCAGCCACTGCTGTTGATAATTGCAAGTAGGCTGAATGTTTGACGGTAAGCGCCGTGATATTCACTGTGTAATTAGTTCCTGGCCGCAGGTTCAAACACACAACCGGGGTGTCATCTGCCGTACTGTAATTAAATGACATCTCAGAAAAGAATTCTCTCTGGTAGATTCTCTGTCCTTGTATCTGAAACTAAGAAGAAAATAATAAATTGTTCTATTGGCTCTGTggaaagcacagtggttagcactgctgcttcacaacgtcagggacacgggtttgattcccggcttgggtcgttgtcagtgtggagtttgcacattctccccgtgtctgtgtgggtttcctccggtttcctcccacagtccaaaggacgtgctggttagggtgcgttgacccgaacaggcactggactgtggcgactaggggaatttcacaggaacttcattgcagtgttaatgtaagcctacttgtgacactaataaataaacgaaaCTAAATGCAGTGTGTGGAGGGTAGTTACATCATATAAATCAGGGGCATAAAACCCATCTCAGTCACTTATGGTTTTGTTGTCTCCACGCATGACTGACAGGAGAAATTACCCAATCATTTCCACTTCGGCCGAGAATAGTGGGGGTCACCAAATGCAGCCGTACATTTGCCATGTATCATCCGCGCACATGGAGATAATAGAGCGATAGTCACTCGATGATAAGAGAAAGGGAACTGATGAGAGATTGGAAAATGTAAGTGTACAAAGGAACCAGGGTGTCTTTGTcagcatgtcatagaatcatagaatccctacagtgcagaaggaggccattcggcccatcgagtctgcaccgaccacaatcccacccaggccctatccccgtaaccccacatttttaccctagctaatccttctgacactaatggacaatttatcacggccaatccacctgacccgcacatctttgggctgtgggaggaaaccggagcacctggaggaaacccacacagacacggggagaatgtgcaaactccacacagacagtgacccgaggttggaatcgaacctgggtccctggcgctgtgaggcagcactgctaaccactgtgccagcgtaacTTGCAGCTTCCAGTTCTGAGGTAATTGCAGCCAAACGGGTTTAAGGTGTCTTTGTAAAATTAATAAAGTGAGTAAAATGTCCCAGCTGGCTAGTCAAAATTAATGGGCTTTAATTGTGTTGTTCCACCGGACCCAGAAACATAGACAatgtgcagcacagaaggaggctattcgacccatcatgTTTCTACCAGCGGAAAAAGAGTTATCCAACTTAACCTCACTTTCCAGCTAATGGTTATGGCACTTAAAGTGCATTTCGAAGtatttttttaatgcaatgaCCCAATTGCATTTATCCCAGAACATTGTAAAAAGTGGGGAGGTCAGGTCACAGTGTAAGCGCGTAGGGAGATACTTCCAAAAGCATGGGCCATGACCTTCAAACTGGATTCAGATATTTGAGGAAATGACTAAATCTACGTGTGGATTTGCCGTACATGGATTCCCCACACGGATAATAGTTTTCACAGCTGGCTATTAAACAAAAAGGCACTGGAGTTGGTGTGGAGGACACGGAGCTGTGAGAAGGGCACAGAGTTGGTGAGGTGTTGGTGGATGAAGCCAATCACTTTGATTATCCCAATGTTTGACTGCAGGAAACTGCGATGTTATCTAAGATTGGGTCTCAGACAGCCCCGAGTTGGAACAGTAGAGCCAGGCGTGATCAACATGACTTTGCTATGAACAAGGATGTCAAGGGGCAGCAATTCTCTGCGATTCAGGGCAGGAAGGAGGAGGTAAACTTCAACTTAAACAGCATCCTCCTGCCCTGTGGAATTTTGAATTGTTTTTCTTTGGAAAGAGTTGGGAGTGCACTATCCAGGGCACAATTCATCAATGTACACATTGAGATTGATTCAGATCAATCTGAGCTGTTACCAGCTTGCAACTTCAGCAACTTGCATCGCCAGGAATTAATTTGAACTGAAAAGTGGAGGGGAACGAAAATCCACTCACGGAAGAGACATCGAAAAGATTTGCATCTCCACTTACTGAATACGTGTCCTCGGATCTGGATCCAACTCTGTCTCGCCTCCACTTCAAGCAGGACTCATTAAACAGAATAAAATCATTAACTATAAACGACAAAAGAAAGACCCACACTGTAACCGATTCCAATCCTAATAAAGACAAAGCACACAGCCTGGAAGATGTTGCAATTTAATTGCTGTAAAAAGCATTATTATCGGCCAGTTACAGAGTTGGGTTGCACTCCTGTTCTAGAATATCACCAATAAGTGAAGCGCATTATCACTGGCAGGAATGTACCATCTCACGCAATGAGCAATGGATGATCAATATAACATTAAAACAGGTGAAGAAACCAGCAATTATTAAGGAATGAAACATTGGTTCCGCTCTACCCTCCTGAGAGGGTAGAATTTCAGAATTGAAATAGTGTTTAACACTTTAGTATTCAAATAAAATAACATTTTATTACAATTTTGATATTTCTAAATGCTTACTGTTGCTTTAACTAGAAATATCAGCCATTCATCAATAATGTAATTTATATAAGTTTTTTGCTAACCTTAACATCGATACTCATTAAGATAAAGATAAGATTAATGTCCTTCTACTCACTGACTAATTTAGCCAGACCGTATCATCGAATGATTTGATTTAAAGTGGCTCAGTAATGTTCTTGCATACCTGGCAAGTACACCATCCAGTTCTCAatactgtcctggtccctccacgccaacactatagttaagaaagccaccaacgcctctactttctcaggagactaaggaaatttggcatgtctgctacaaccctcaccaccttttacagatgtaccatagaaaacattctttctggttgtatcacagcttggtatggctcctgctctgcccaagactgcaataaactacaaaaggtcatgaacgaagcccagtccatcactcaaaccaacttcccatccatcgactctgtctacacttcctgctgcctcagaaaagcagtcagcataattaaggagcctacccaccccagacattctctcttccgccttcttccgttgggaaaaagatacaaaagtctgagggcacgtaccaaccgactcaaaaacagcttcttccctgctgccgtcagacttttgaatggacctacttcacattaagttgatctttctctacaccctagctatgactgtaacactacattctacactctctcctttccttctctatgtacggtatgctttgtttgtatagtgcgcaagaaacaatacttttcactgtatactaatatgtgtggcaataataaatcgaatcaaattttgttttctttaatgGGACAATTCTTTAATTGTGTCCCTCGTaattccattcctaattgccctttccTGATTTGCATGCCAGGGTATTCTATATGTCGCCTAAactgggcaagggcagcagatttccatcccgaAAGGTATTTTACAATAATGGATGATAGTTTAGAATCttccagtgcagaaaaggccctttggcccatcgagtctgcactgacatgtgagaaacatctgacctcccacctaatcccatttaccagcacttggcccatagccttgaatgttatgatgtaccaagcgctcatccaggtactttttaaaggatgtgaggcatcccgcctccaccaccttcccaggcagcacattccactgCCCTCTGGGCAAAAAGTGCTTCCCtaagatcccctctaaaccttctgcccctcaccttgaacctatgtcccct
The genomic region above belongs to Mustelus asterias unplaced genomic scaffold, sMusAst1.hap1.1 HAP1_SCAFFOLD_1821, whole genome shotgun sequence and contains:
- the LOC144488736 gene encoding sushi domain-containing protein 1-like, whose amino-acid sequence is MSFNYSTADDTPVVCLNLRPGTNYTVNITALTVKHSAYLQLSTAVADPPVPDVQVLVVEQTLPPLILRRVEMKNGPISFYQVVVVPLHLQHSFDCSSQNMRSFFGHRRGSEAYITAEFLALDVEDGMQFSVGDRLYYREYYNAALDTGKNYSFLLKTISEWNYVKKQSCVILAQLKGSSDSVKIMIFLGLASLGTVGFLLFLCYSLVWSFTIR